In a genomic window of Helianthus annuus cultivar XRQ/B chromosome 10, HanXRQr2.0-SUNRISE, whole genome shotgun sequence:
- the LOC110881808 gene encoding 36.4 kDa proline-rich protein-like: MPADHEPALAGPLPMHDPIPDDVPVIAPPVVDAPVVAPPVVDVPVVAPPVVDVPVVVAPLPDPAPVFVDRAPFATHVDPRYADTRNGWIEDDDDYPPFVRSVTPPAAPIFAPVDVPQFHLHVSDVHRTDLPVTFLQDIPPPRQGKDLLLSSTITYHL; the protein is encoded by the coding sequence ATGCCCGCTGATCATGAGCCTGCTTTAGCCGGCCCTTTACCTATGCACGACCCTATTCCTGATGATGTACCAGTCATTGCACCACCCGTTGTTGATGCTCCTGTAGTTGCACCACCAGTTGTTGATGTTCCAGTCGTTGCACCACCAGTTGTTGATGTTCCTGTTGTTGTTGCACCTCTGCCCGACCCGGCCCCTGTGTTTGTGGACCGTGCTCCATTTGCTACACACGTTGATCCTAGATATGCCgacacccgtaacgggtggatTGAGGATGACGATGATTATCCTCCTTTTGTTCGATCAGTCACTCCCCCTGCTGCACCTATTTTTGCACCCGTTGATGTCCCACAGTTTCACCTGCACGTGTCAGACGTTCATCGTACTGATTTACCTGTCACTTTTCTTCAGGACATTCCTCCTCCCCGTCAGGGGAAGGACCTTCTACTCAGCAGCACGATCACATACCACCTATGA
- the LOC110885191 gene encoding ubiquitin carboxyl-terminal hydrolase 4 isoform X1, with protein MGATGSKLEKALGDQFPEGERYFGLENFGNTCYCNSVLQALYFCVPFREQLLEYYGNIKNPGDIEENLLTCLAELFMQISTQKKKTGVVAPKRFVQRVKKENELFRGYMHQDAHEFLNFLLNELVDILEKEANSSKGSKEHSSPSEKIPNGIHVPQANGVRKEPLVTWVHKNFQGILTNETKCLRCETVTARDETFLDLSLDIEQNSSITSCLKNFSSTETLNAEDKFFCDKCCSLQEAQKRMKIKKPPHILVIHLKRFKYMEQLGRYKKLSYRVVFPLELKLTNTMEDADCEYSLFGVVVHVGSGPNHGHYVSLVKSHNHWLFFDDENVEMIDESAVQTSFGSAQEYASNTDHGYILFYESLAANSDR; from the exons ATGGGCGCAACGGGGTCTAAGCTCGAGAAAGCTCTAGGAGACCAGTTTCCTGAAGGCGAACGCTATTTTGGACTCGAAAACTTCGGTAACACTTGCTATTGTAACAGCGTCTTGCAG GCTCTATATTTCTGTGTTCCATTTCGCGAACAACTACTTGAATACTACGGGAATATTAAAAATCCAGGAGACATAGAAGAAAATCTCCTCACATGTTTGGCAGAACTGTTTATGCAG ATTAGTACACAAAAGAAGAAGACAGGCGTTGTTGCTCCAAAACGCTTTGTACAAAGAGTGAAGAAAGAAAACGAGCTTTTCCGTGGTTACATGCATCAG GATGCACATGAATTTTTGAATTTCTTGTTAAACGAACTAGTTGACATACTAGAGAAAGAAGCCAATTCGTCAAAAGGTTCAAAAGAGCATTCATCACCTTCTGAAAAGATTCCCAATGGGATACATGTTCCTCAGGCCAACGGTGTACGCAAGGAGCCCTTGGTTACTTGGGTTCACAAAAATTTTCAG GGTATACTTACAAATGAAACAAAGTGTTTGAGGTGCGAGACTGTGACCGCAAGGGACGAGACGTTTTTAGATTTAAGCCTTGATATCGAACAGAACAGTTCAATTACAAGCTGTTTAAAGAACTTCAGCTCCACTGAAACCTTGAATGCTGAGGATAAATTTTTCTGTGACAAATGCTGCAG TTTGCAGGAAGCACAAAAGAGGATGAAGATCAAGAAACCGCCACACATCTTGGTTATACACTTAAAGCGGTTCAAGTACATGGAACAGTTGGGCAGGTACAAAAAGTTATCATATCGTGTCGTTTTTCCTCTCGAGCTGAAGCTGACCAACACCATGGAAGATGCTGACTGTGAGTACTCGTTATTTGGAGTGGTGGTTCATGTCGGCAGTGGGCCCAACCATGGCCATTATGTAAGTCTGGTCAAAAGCCACAACCACTGGCTGTTCTTTGATGACGAAAATGTAGAAATGATTGACGAATCTGCTGTTCAAACCTCATTTGGGTCAGCCCAAGAGTACGCAAGCAACACTGATCATGGGTACATTCTGTTCTATGAGAGTCTCGCTGCCAACAGTGATCGTTAA
- the LOC110885191 gene encoding ubiquitin carboxyl-terminal hydrolase 3 isoform X2 has translation MSNINILANHNAFGFCLFKALYFCVPFREQLLEYYGNIKNPGDIEENLLTCLAELFMQISTQKKKTGVVAPKRFVQRVKKENELFRGYMHQDAHEFLNFLLNELVDILEKEANSSKGSKEHSSPSEKIPNGIHVPQANGVRKEPLVTWVHKNFQGILTNETKCLRCETVTARDETFLDLSLDIEQNSSITSCLKNFSSTETLNAEDKFFCDKCCSLQEAQKRMKIKKPPHILVIHLKRFKYMEQLGRYKKLSYRVVFPLELKLTNTMEDADCEYSLFGVVVHVGSGPNHGHYVSLVKSHNHWLFFDDENVEMIDESAVQTSFGSAQEYASNTDHGYILFYESLAANSDR, from the exons ATGTCAAACATCAACATTCTTGCAAACCATAATGCTTTTGGTTTTTGCCTTTTTAAG GCTCTATATTTCTGTGTTCCATTTCGCGAACAACTACTTGAATACTACGGGAATATTAAAAATCCAGGAGACATAGAAGAAAATCTCCTCACATGTTTGGCAGAACTGTTTATGCAG ATTAGTACACAAAAGAAGAAGACAGGCGTTGTTGCTCCAAAACGCTTTGTACAAAGAGTGAAGAAAGAAAACGAGCTTTTCCGTGGTTACATGCATCAG GATGCACATGAATTTTTGAATTTCTTGTTAAACGAACTAGTTGACATACTAGAGAAAGAAGCCAATTCGTCAAAAGGTTCAAAAGAGCATTCATCACCTTCTGAAAAGATTCCCAATGGGATACATGTTCCTCAGGCCAACGGTGTACGCAAGGAGCCCTTGGTTACTTGGGTTCACAAAAATTTTCAG GGTATACTTACAAATGAAACAAAGTGTTTGAGGTGCGAGACTGTGACCGCAAGGGACGAGACGTTTTTAGATTTAAGCCTTGATATCGAACAGAACAGTTCAATTACAAGCTGTTTAAAGAACTTCAGCTCCACTGAAACCTTGAATGCTGAGGATAAATTTTTCTGTGACAAATGCTGCAG TTTGCAGGAAGCACAAAAGAGGATGAAGATCAAGAAACCGCCACACATCTTGGTTATACACTTAAAGCGGTTCAAGTACATGGAACAGTTGGGCAGGTACAAAAAGTTATCATATCGTGTCGTTTTTCCTCTCGAGCTGAAGCTGACCAACACCATGGAAGATGCTGACTGTGAGTACTCGTTATTTGGAGTGGTGGTTCATGTCGGCAGTGGGCCCAACCATGGCCATTATGTAAGTCTGGTCAAAAGCCACAACCACTGGCTGTTCTTTGATGACGAAAATGTAGAAATGATTGACGAATCTGCTGTTCAAACCTCATTTGGGTCAGCCCAAGAGTACGCAAGCAACACTGATCATGGGTACATTCTGTTCTATGAGAGTCTCGCTGCCAACAGTGATCGTTAA